From Chloracidobacterium sp., the proteins below share one genomic window:
- a CDS encoding response regulator — protein MGRLSSEKKPRILVIDDNQDVLDLLRDELTAEGYEVETAVDGLAGLRALKRSKPDLVIIDIMMPQISGPAVMTLIGEKDHYRELRDVPMIIISAQSNIEYVREEGLPLGESDYLTKPIDFDRLHDLIRRKLGRHASDTPPRTDTAHLAHA, from the coding sequence ATGGGACGTTTATCATCTGAAAAAAAACCGCGAATTCTGGTTATTGATGACAATCAAGACGTACTTGACCTGTTACGGGACGAACTCACCGCCGAAGGGTATGAGGTTGAAACGGCGGTAGACGGTCTGGCTGGCCTCCGCGCCCTCAAGCGGTCTAAGCCCGATTTGGTCATCATTGACATTATGATGCCGCAGATCAGCGGGCCGGCGGTGATGACGTTGATTGGCGAAAAGGATCATTACCGCGAGCTGCGGGATGTGCCGATGATCATTATCTCGGCGCAATCCAACATTGAGTACGTCCGCGAAGAAGGCCTGCCGCTTGGAGAGTCGGATTACCTGACTAAGCCGATTGATTTCGACCGTCTGCACGACCTGATCCGGCGTAAGTTGGGTCGCCACGCCTCGGACACGCCGCCGCGTACCGACACCGCACACCTAGCGCACGCTTAG
- a CDS encoding response regulator translates to MTRVLVVEDNADSREILTFELEAEGFEVYAVGDGLSAVEAAAAFRPDVIVMDISLPTVDGLEATRRIKAQPALATVPVLALTAHAMTGDEARFRAAGCDQYLAKPANPEDVLQVIRQLLEQAQRPAPSSPSDA, encoded by the coding sequence ATGACGCGCGTGCTGGTCGTTGAGGACAACGCCGACAGCCGTGAGATTCTCACGTTTGAGTTGGAGGCGGAAGGCTTCGAGGTGTACGCAGTCGGTGACGGCCTCAGCGCGGTTGAAGCGGCGGCGGCTTTTCGGCCGGATGTCATCGTCATGGACATCTCCCTTCCAACGGTTGACGGGCTTGAGGCGACTCGCCGCATCAAGGCGCAGCCAGCTTTGGCGACCGTACCTGTCCTGGCGCTGACCGCCCATGCGATGACCGGGGATGAGGCGCGTTTTCGAGCGGCCGGCTGCGACCAGTACTTGGCGAAGCCAGCGAACCCGGAAGACGTGTTGCAGGTGATTCGCCAACTTCTAGAGCAGGCGCAACGACCAGCACCCTCCAGTCCGTCGGACGCCTAA
- a CDS encoding protein kinase has protein sequence MAFLPGSRTFTDADGLPQNSVMTMTTDADGYLWVGTQDGAARYDGHQWQRFNMPSERGSNWVRALLPATDGRLWFGTDADGVFVRKEGRFTEHYHAGQAGFPHNTVTALAELPNRGGRPTIWAGTLGGGLTRFDGERWHTFKQSNAGLPSDRIRALLASERDAQPLLWVATEAGLVEWRDDRVQRIHSTATGLPADDIRALVEVRTPDGDQTLWVGFANGGVAAYRAGRWTLLRADFNGTRQIRSLTATYAPNGEWTLWVGTNGGGLAAYCKGEWTLYNVDSKVIPNSEVSSLYETRQGNGPPLLWGGTNGGGWARLRLGAWHRVQLIPDVIPTVGVKALLEYAEADGSRTFWIGTRNHGAACLRGGRWEVFQLENSPLPSRFVSCLYRTDKASDGPAVWLGTATGGLARLQNGRWTIFNRDNSVLPDNGVWSMLETEDDAGRPQLLIGTEKGMAVWRDGELRRFADDTRLPNPYVTALLATNEPTSGKRLWFGTFGGGVASLYRGQWTVYDRANGALPSDVVRSLHWMEHNGERTLWVGTYGGVAVGDLQSGAPTWHALRDNTDPALPNNVAYEVRHDRQGRVYVFTNRGVARLTRSATSGWRQPTVETFTTEDGLPSNECNGGAGLCDTEGRLWIGTVAGLAMFDERREITERMSAPPRLTRALIRDQEGRFDQPLTLAYDQNAMTFEYELPGFFRCAETQYATQLLGYDAEPTPWTTDRRRTFASLLPGTYAFRLRARDYLGRVQEVTTAGFTIRPPWWARWWAFVLYALAFVGLGFSVMQWRVYLLRKRTLELEAKVAERTAALAAANQNLAEKNEKLAAANHDLARKNEELAEAQRRTNLVFSALAEALPGTVLDGKYRLDVKIGAGGFGTVYEATQLTLNRKVAVKVFRPSPGNDSPQALERFRREGVSACRVNHPNAVAVLGSGVSAEGIAYIVMELLQGYTLADELRRCGRLPPERCAEILIPVLDVLEAAHAEGVIHRDIKPDNIFLHQTKDGEVVKVVDFGVAKLMGEDPLGEQTVSALGTVVGTAAYLAPERIKHLVYDGKSDVYAVGVTLYQMLTGALPFTSTSGFVGIALQHLTHQPRPTHEVRPDVPYELSQLVAQALEKDPAARPTPRDLVLALSWRLSQPMLYDSRGFPKVVPSGAAPYDEHNTPTLTFDERLPSSET, from the coding sequence ATGGCGTTCTTGCCGGGGTCGCGCACCTTCACCGACGCCGACGGCCTACCGCAAAACTCCGTTATGACAATGACCACCGACGCCGATGGCTATTTGTGGGTCGGGACGCAGGACGGCGCGGCGCGGTATGACGGACATCAATGGCAACGGTTCAACATGCCCAGTGAAAGGGGGTCAAACTGGGTACGGGCGCTGTTGCCGGCGACGGACGGGCGGCTCTGGTTTGGCACCGACGCCGACGGCGTTTTTGTTCGGAAGGAGGGGCGGTTTACCGAGCACTACCACGCCGGCCAAGCTGGCTTTCCACACAACACGGTCACGGCGCTGGCGGAACTGCCGAACCGGGGCGGCCGTCCAACAATCTGGGCCGGGACGCTGGGCGGCGGACTGACGCGCTTTGACGGCGAGCGGTGGCATACATTCAAACAGTCCAACGCCGGTTTACCAAGCGACCGCATCCGCGCGCTGCTTGCTTCCGAACGGGACGCACAACCGCTGCTGTGGGTGGCGACTGAAGCAGGGTTGGTCGAGTGGCGGGACGACCGTGTGCAGCGCATCCACTCAACGGCGACCGGACTTCCCGCCGACGACATTCGGGCGTTGGTTGAAGTGCGCACGCCGGACGGCGACCAAACCCTCTGGGTCGGCTTCGCCAACGGCGGCGTCGCCGCCTACCGCGCCGGACGGTGGACGCTGCTGCGCGCCGACTTCAACGGCACGCGACAAATCCGCAGTTTGACGGCGACCTATGCGCCGAACGGCGAATGGACGCTCTGGGTCGGCACGAACGGCGGTGGGCTGGCCGCCTACTGCAAGGGCGAGTGGACGCTCTACAACGTGGATTCCAAGGTCATTCCCAACAGCGAAGTTTCATCGCTGTACGAGACGCGCCAGGGCAACGGCCCGCCGCTGTTGTGGGGCGGAACAAACGGCGGCGGCTGGGCGCGTCTGCGGCTGGGCGCATGGCATCGCGTTCAACTCATCCCGGATGTGATTCCCACGGTGGGCGTCAAGGCGCTGCTGGAGTACGCGGAAGCCGACGGTTCCCGTACGTTCTGGATCGGTACGCGCAACCATGGCGCGGCCTGTTTACGGGGCGGTCGGTGGGAAGTGTTTCAGCTCGAAAACAGTCCGCTGCCCAGCCGGTTTGTATCCTGCTTATACCGAACCGACAAAGCGTCCGACGGCCCGGCCGTGTGGCTTGGGACGGCGACCGGTGGGCTAGCCCGCCTGCAAAACGGCCGGTGGACGATTTTCAACCGTGACAACAGCGTCCTACCGGACAACGGGGTTTGGAGTATGCTCGAAACCGAAGACGACGCCGGACGGCCGCAACTTCTGATTGGAACGGAAAAGGGCATGGCGGTATGGCGGGACGGCGAACTGCGGCGCTTTGCGGACGACACACGCCTGCCTAACCCGTATGTGACGGCGTTGTTGGCGACCAACGAGCCGACCAGCGGCAAACGCCTGTGGTTCGGCACGTTCGGCGGCGGCGTGGCCAGTCTGTACCGTGGTCAATGGACGGTCTATGACCGCGCCAACGGCGCGCTGCCCAGCGACGTGGTGCGCTCCCTACATTGGATGGAACACAACGGCGAACGAACGCTGTGGGTTGGTACGTACGGCGGCGTCGCCGTCGGCGATCTACAGAGCGGCGCTCCAACGTGGCATGCGTTGCGTGACAACACCGACCCGGCGCTGCCGAACAACGTCGCGTACGAAGTTCGTCACGACCGGCAAGGGCGCGTGTATGTGTTTACCAATCGGGGCGTGGCGCGACTGACGCGCAGTGCGACATCCGGCTGGCGACAGCCGACAGTGGAGACATTCACCACCGAGGACGGCTTGCCCAGCAACGAATGCAACGGCGGTGCAGGGCTGTGCGACACCGAGGGACGACTCTGGATCGGGACGGTCGCCGGACTGGCGATGTTCGATGAGCGCAGGGAAATCACGGAGCGGATGAGCGCGCCGCCGCGTCTGACGCGCGCGCTCATTCGGGATCAGGAAGGCCGGTTTGACCAGCCGTTGACGCTCGCCTACGACCAAAACGCGATGACGTTTGAGTATGAGTTGCCGGGCTTTTTCCGGTGCGCTGAGACCCAGTACGCCACGCAGTTGCTCGGCTATGACGCCGAGCCGACGCCTTGGACGACCGACCGGCGGCGAACTTTCGCCAGTTTGCTGCCCGGAACGTATGCCTTCCGCCTGCGCGCCCGCGACTATCTTGGACGGGTGCAGGAAGTGACGACGGCCGGTTTCACCATCCGGCCGCCGTGGTGGGCGCGCTGGTGGGCGTTCGTGTTGTACGCCTTGGCGTTTGTCGGACTGGGCTTTAGCGTCATGCAGTGGCGCGTGTATCTCCTACGGAAACGGACGCTCGAACTGGAGGCCAAGGTCGCCGAACGAACGGCCGCGCTCGCCGCCGCCAATCAAAACTTAGCCGAAAAGAACGAGAAGCTCGCGGCGGCCAACCACGATCTGGCGCGCAAGAACGAAGAACTGGCTGAGGCGCAGCGACGCACAAACTTGGTGTTCAGCGCCTTGGCGGAGGCGTTGCCCGGTACGGTGCTCGACGGCAAGTACCGACTGGATGTGAAAATCGGAGCGGGCGGCTTCGGCACCGTGTACGAAGCCACCCAGTTGACGCTCAACCGCAAGGTGGCGGTCAAGGTGTTCCGGCCGTCGCCCGGCAACGACTCACCGCAGGCGTTGGAGCGTTTTCGGCGGGAGGGCGTCTCCGCCTGTCGCGTCAATCACCCCAACGCGGTGGCGGTGTTGGGTTCGGGCGTCTCAGCCGAAGGCATCGCCTACATCGTCATGGAGTTGCTGCAGGGCTACACGCTGGCGGATGAACTCCGGCGGTGCGGCAGATTGCCGCCGGAGCGGTGCGCGGAGATTCTGATTCCCGTGTTGGATGTTCTCGAAGCCGCCCACGCGGAAGGCGTCATTCACCGCGACATCAAGCCGGACAACATCTTTCTGCACCAGACGAAAGACGGTGAAGTCGTCAAGGTGGTGGACTTCGGCGTGGCGAAGTTGATGGGCGAAGACCCGCTTGGTGAGCAAACCGTCAGCGCGCTGGGAACAGTAGTCGGGACGGCCGCCTATTTGGCCCCCGAACGGATCAAACACTTGGTTTACGATGGAAAATCCGACGTGTACGCCGTCGGCGTCACGCTTTACCAGATGCTGACTGGAGCGCTGCCGTTTACCAGCACGAGCGGTTTTGTCGGCATCGCTCTGCAGCACTTGACGCACCAGCCGCGCCCCACCCACGAAGTACGGCCCGATGTTCCTTACGAACTGAGTCAGTTGGTGGCACAGGCGCTGGAGAAGGACCCGGCGGCGCGTCCCACCCCGCGTGACCTGGTCTTGGCGTTGAGCTGGCGCCTATCTCAGCCGATGCTATACGACAGTCGCGGCTTTCCAAAAGTCGTACCGAGCGGCGCAGCGCCGTACGACGAGCACAATACACCGACACTCACCTTTGATGAACGCCTACCGTCGTCCGAAACCTGA
- the serS gene encoding serine--tRNA ligase, which translates to MLGLDFIRQNFDLVCQSLVNRRSDLTLDNFIKLDAARRRLIGEVEQRKATLNRISPQIGALLKAGQRDEAEAKRAEMRELKAAIEALEAERESVEAQLQELVRIIPNVPHRSVPVGDESANQEVARWGEPRRFDFEPKDHVELGIALGILDLERAAKISGARFAVLKGLGAKLERALINFMLDLHLTEHGYTEVLPPFIVNGDALFGTGQLPKFEQDLFKLTDERGLYLIPTAEVPVTNLHRGEILDGAQLPIRYVAYTPCFRSEAGSYGRDTRGLIRQHQFDKVELVAFVKPEESYAELERLTANAEVVLQRLELPYRKVVLATGDMGFASAKTYDLEVWLPSQQAYREISSCSNFEAFQARRADIRFRREAGAKPEFVHTLNGSGLAVGRTWLALLENHQQADGSVVIPPALRPYLGGLTRLG; encoded by the coding sequence ATGCTTGGACTCGACTTCATCCGCCAAAACTTTGACCTTGTTTGTCAGTCCCTCGTCAACCGCCGCTCCGACCTGACCTTGGACAACTTCATTAAGCTTGACGCCGCACGTCGGCGGCTGATCGGGGAGGTCGAACAGCGCAAAGCCACGCTCAATCGGATTAGCCCGCAAATCGGCGCGCTGCTCAAGGCTGGTCAACGGGACGAAGCCGAGGCGAAACGGGCGGAAATGCGGGAGCTCAAAGCCGCCATTGAAGCCCTTGAAGCCGAGCGGGAAAGCGTTGAGGCGCAGTTGCAGGAGCTAGTACGCATCATACCCAATGTTCCTCATCGCTCCGTCCCAGTCGGCGATGAATCCGCCAACCAGGAAGTTGCACGGTGGGGTGAGCCGCGCCGCTTCGACTTTGAGCCGAAAGATCACGTCGAACTGGGAATAGCGCTCGGCATCCTCGATCTAGAACGCGCCGCCAAAATCTCCGGCGCGCGCTTCGCCGTCCTCAAGGGCTTGGGTGCCAAGCTGGAGCGGGCGCTCATCAACTTCATGCTCGATCTGCACTTGACCGAGCACGGCTACACCGAAGTGCTACCGCCCTTCATTGTCAACGGCGACGCGCTGTTTGGGACGGGACAACTCCCCAAGTTCGAGCAAGATCTGTTCAAGTTGACCGACGAGCGCGGTTTGTACCTGATTCCGACAGCGGAAGTACCGGTAACGAACCTGCATCGCGGTGAAATTCTGGATGGGGCGCAGTTGCCCATCCGCTATGTCGCTTATACGCCCTGCTTTCGGAGCGAGGCGGGCAGCTATGGGCGCGACACGCGCGGGCTGATCCGCCAGCACCAGTTTGACAAGGTGGAGTTGGTGGCTTTTGTGAAACCGGAGGAAAGCTACGCTGAGTTGGAACGTCTGACGGCTAACGCAGAAGTCGTGCTCCAGCGGCTAGAGCTGCCCTACCGCAAGGTTGTTTTAGCGACCGGCGATATGGGCTTTGCCTCAGCCAAGACGTACGATTTAGAAGTTTGGCTGCCCAGTCAGCAAGCCTATCGGGAGATTTCCTCATGCAGCAACTTTGAGGCCTTTCAGGCGCGGCGGGCCGACATCCGCTTCCGCCGCGAAGCCGGCGCGAAACCGGAGTTTGTGCACACGCTTAACGGGTCGGGTTTGGCGGTCGGGCGGACGTGGCTGGCCCTACTTGAGAACCACCAGCAGGCGGATGGTTCGGTCGTCATCCCACCGGCGCTGCGTCCCTATCTGGGCGGACTGACGCGATTGGGCTGA
- a CDS encoding ATP-binding protein: protein MVVQSEAMGEKAAPTNDEPLFHGRLHYKILLATLVCAAPLIFGVDYLFYRNLRRDKIAEQSRQLQHIAATTATLLDVTKLLPQPTTDLQALATLTAQLRAVQRVNELDQPIGLFYWRDGQFVPVETLMDRPPVHLLRPEARQAVERQEALATDLYVDERGTWISAYAPFRTTPAGPATGIVAVSARADRMNFLIIEHFKLLFLEVTLTGLFIVAFFSLILRYFVTQPLGRLLEAVRAMARRDYTYPICTEAKDEIGALARAFVQMRETLQHYVAELESFAQTLEEKVEERSMDLMNANQELLLANSELYENQRQLRKINEDLRRANLAVMESNRLKSEFVANMSHELRTPLNAIIGYTSLLQRGRYGALTEAQTRALTRIAENSTNLLELINNFLDFSKIAAGKMEVKVSEIDPVRFLSEIIAPLDALARAKGLTLNLEAPSETPPVATDPARLRQAVTNLVSNALKFTEQGGVTVALQFEPSAETFTIEVRDTGIGIAEKDLPHIFEEFRQVDGSATRKYGGTGLGLAIARKNILLLDGVIEVESEVGKGSVFRVRLPVRLREHERMEASEKPILLPRPSPDNRIILCIDDEPDLAQQLKTMLDLTSYTVISAHNVTEGLELTTVLRPRVVVLDLILPGVSGLTYLERLAEDPTLSGIPVIVVSQADRRMAQTAFEFPMVIGYHPKPLDRTWLLNNLQKIEQETSGRQIEAAGAVGTLSS, encoded by the coding sequence ATGGTTGTTCAGAGTGAAGCCATGGGCGAAAAGGCTGCGCCGACAAACGACGAGCCGTTGTTTCACGGACGCCTGCACTACAAGATTCTCCTAGCCACGTTGGTGTGCGCTGCGCCGCTCATTTTCGGCGTGGACTACCTGTTTTATCGCAACCTGCGCCGCGACAAGATCGCCGAGCAAAGCCGCCAGCTGCAGCACATCGCCGCCACAACCGCTACATTGCTGGATGTTACCAAGCTGCTGCCGCAACCGACGACCGACTTGCAGGCGCTAGCGACCCTGACGGCGCAGCTGCGCGCTGTCCAGCGCGTCAACGAACTGGATCAGCCAATTGGCCTGTTTTACTGGCGGGATGGTCAGTTCGTCCCAGTTGAGACGCTGATGGACAGGCCACCGGTTCATCTTTTGCGTCCTGAGGCCCGGCAGGCGGTCGAGCGGCAGGAAGCGCTGGCGACAGACTTGTATGTGGACGAGCGGGGGACGTGGATTTCGGCCTATGCGCCGTTCCGCACGACGCCGGCAGGGCCGGCGACAGGGATCGTCGCGGTGAGCGCCCGCGCTGATCGGATGAACTTCCTCATCATTGAGCACTTCAAGCTGTTGTTTTTGGAAGTCACCCTGACGGGGCTATTTATCGTGGCGTTTTTCTCGCTCATCCTGCGGTACTTCGTCACGCAACCGCTGGGGCGGTTGTTGGAAGCGGTGCGCGCCATGGCGCGGCGCGACTACACCTACCCTATCTGCACCGAGGCCAAGGATGAAATCGGCGCTCTGGCGCGCGCTTTCGTCCAAATGCGCGAAACGCTTCAACACTACGTCGCTGAGTTGGAGTCGTTTGCGCAGACCCTCGAAGAGAAGGTCGAAGAGCGTTCAATGGATTTGATGAACGCCAATCAGGAGCTTTTGCTGGCGAACTCCGAGCTTTATGAGAACCAGCGTCAGCTGCGCAAAATCAACGAAGACCTACGCCGCGCCAATCTGGCGGTGATGGAGAGCAATCGGCTCAAGTCGGAGTTTGTGGCGAACATGTCACACGAACTCCGGACGCCGCTCAACGCCATCATCGGCTACACGTCGTTGCTCCAACGTGGGCGCTACGGCGCGCTGACCGAAGCGCAGACCCGCGCGCTGACGCGCATCGCTGAGAACTCGACGAACTTGCTCGAACTCATCAACAACTTCCTTGATTTTTCGAAGATCGCAGCCGGCAAAATGGAGGTCAAAGTAAGCGAAATTGATCCGGTGCGTTTCCTGTCGGAGATTATCGCGCCGCTGGACGCGCTGGCGCGCGCAAAAGGGTTGACGCTCAACCTTGAAGCGCCGTCAGAGACGCCGCCTGTGGCAACCGACCCGGCGCGGCTGCGGCAGGCAGTGACGAATCTAGTGTCCAATGCGCTTAAGTTTACCGAGCAGGGCGGCGTCACTGTGGCGCTTCAGTTTGAGCCGAGCGCCGAGACGTTCACCATCGAAGTGCGGGACACCGGCATCGGCATCGCCGAAAAAGACCTGCCGCATATTTTTGAAGAATTCCGGCAGGTGGACGGCTCGGCCACCCGTAAGTACGGTGGCACAGGGTTGGGACTGGCAATTGCGCGGAAAAACATTCTCCTGCTGGATGGCGTCATCGAAGTGGAAAGCGAGGTCGGCAAGGGGTCGGTGTTTCGCGTGCGTTTGCCGGTGCGTCTGCGGGAGCACGAACGGATGGAGGCCAGTGAAAAGCCCATTTTGTTGCCGCGCCCGTCCCCGGACAACCGCATCATTCTGTGTATTGATGATGAGCCGGATTTGGCGCAGCAGTTGAAAACGATGCTGGACCTGACCAGCTACACGGTCATCAGCGCCCACAATGTGACCGAAGGATTGGAGTTAACGACGGTGTTGCGGCCGCGCGTGGTTGTTCTTGACTTGATTCTCCCCGGCGTTAGCGGTTTGACGTATTTGGAGCGGTTGGCGGAGGACCCAACCTTGAGCGGGATTCCGGTGATTGTCGTCAGTCAAGCCGACCGCCGGATGGCGCAAACGGCTTTTGAGTTCCCCATGGTCATCGGCTACCACCCCAAGCCGCTTGACCGCACATGGCTGCTCAACAACCTGCAAAAAATCGAGCAGGAAACGTCCGGCCGTCAGATCGAAGCCGCCGGCGCGGTGGGAACGTTGTCGTCATGA
- the gatC gene encoding Asp-tRNA(Asn)/Glu-tRNA(Gln) amidotransferase subunit GatC: MAITIQDVEKIAQLANLRPTPADLPRLAAQMGAIVEYFDRLNELDTTDVPPMAHCTAIGDTALRPDIPHTPPGTEIALANAPEAGYGHFKVPRVL; the protein is encoded by the coding sequence ATGGCTATCACGATTCAAGATGTTGAAAAAATCGCCCAACTGGCCAACTTGCGCCCGACGCCCGCCGATCTACCCCGGCTGGCGGCGCAAATGGGCGCAATTGTTGAGTACTTTGATCGCTTGAATGAGTTAGACACGACGGATGTGCCGCCGATGGCCCACTGTACAGCTATTGGCGATACGGCGTTACGCCCTGACATTCCCCACACGCCGCCCGGCACGGAGATCGCCTTGGCGAATGCGCCGGAAGCCGGTTATGGGCACTTCAAGGTGCCCCGCGTGCTCTGA
- a CDS encoding ATP-binding protein, translated as MNAYRRPKPDVVPMRRRPQQGRALTAALVALLTGVCLVGLWATYALRHAYEREAEGRAQAEALLAARRLAAVIGAVSELSAAHLPPPHTPPNLSMAAALYDLTGKRAAATYGGSAAHELPLPERLPIEPTGIDGERVSRLSGGEWLVTVPLYTAARSPVGTLGVVVRHRTVRLSAIVIRLAYELPLWLAVAAAGFWLVRHLVAPSRTLAGSSDSRAPTSAASVEVVMAGYQAVIDRLQSAGRELERLRSDAETRAVAQAQFSDRLVASIPDALIVAAADGTVVLANLAAQRLFGRSSGVDYRVFFADAPELAEMIGAALMDGSLRRKAEMEVVLAGHRRTLDVSVAPIPGAASVLCLVANITELAALRATMRAKETLAGVGELAAGVAHEFKNSLATIDGYARLLAQDAPQSPAAAALRGEVRRLTQVVTDFLTFARPMRVAFASVNLSDIAAEVVTALCETAERRGVTLEVAPDLPMVAGDAGLLRQALENLLRNAIEAIPDDAPTKRVTLRAETDPTKTTLIVEDSGGGLPPEVAANLFVPFFTTKKHGHGLGLAIVRKIVLGHNGRIEASNLPQGGAQFRISLPLQTPAETRGFAR; from the coding sequence ATGAACGCCTACCGTCGTCCGAAACCTGATGTCGTTCCGATGCGCCGTCGCCCCCAGCAGGGACGGGCGTTGACGGCGGCGTTGGTGGCGTTGCTGACGGGTGTGTGTCTAGTTGGTCTCTGGGCGACCTACGCCTTGCGCCATGCCTATGAGCGTGAAGCCGAAGGACGTGCGCAGGCGGAAGCACTCTTGGCGGCGCGGCGACTGGCCGCCGTCATCGGCGCTGTGAGTGAACTTTCGGCGGCGCATCTGCCACCGCCGCACACCCCACCCAACTTGAGTATGGCGGCGGCGCTCTATGATCTGACTGGCAAGCGCGCTGCCGCGACCTACGGCGGGTCGGCGGCGCATGAGTTGCCATTGCCGGAACGCCTCCCCATTGAACCAACTGGAATAGACGGCGAGCGAGTCAGCCGCTTATCCGGGGGAGAGTGGTTGGTGACCGTACCGTTGTACACGGCCGCTAGGTCGCCGGTTGGAACGCTGGGCGTGGTGGTGCGCCATCGCACCGTTCGGCTCTCCGCCATCGTCATCCGCTTGGCGTATGAACTCCCGTTGTGGCTGGCTGTCGCCGCCGCCGGATTCTGGCTAGTTCGCCATCTTGTTGCACCGTCCCGAACGCTTGCCGGCTCGTCCGACAGCCGTGCGCCAACGTCAGCGGCTTCGGTTGAAGTTGTCATGGCTGGCTATCAGGCTGTTATTGACCGCCTACAGTCGGCCGGGCGGGAACTAGAACGCCTGCGCAGCGACGCCGAAACGCGTGCCGTTGCCCAGGCGCAGTTCAGCGACCGGCTTGTGGCCAGCATTCCTGACGCGCTCATTGTAGCGGCGGCAGACGGCACAGTTGTGTTGGCGAACTTGGCGGCGCAGCGGTTGTTTGGTCGGTCGTCAGGCGTTGACTACCGTGTGTTTTTTGCGGACGCGCCGGAACTAGCTGAGATGATCGGCGCCGCTCTGATGGACGGCAGCCTGCGGCGGAAAGCTGAAATGGAAGTGGTGCTTGCCGGCCACCGGCGAACGCTTGATGTGAGCGTGGCGCCGATTCCCGGAGCGGCAAGCGTCCTTTGCTTGGTCGCCAATATCACAGAGTTAGCGGCCTTGCGGGCAACGATGCGAGCCAAGGAAACCCTCGCCGGCGTCGGCGAACTGGCGGCAGGCGTGGCGCATGAGTTCAAAAACTCCTTGGCGACAATAGACGGCTACGCGCGCCTGCTGGCGCAGGACGCGCCGCAGTCACCGGCGGCGGCGGCGTTGCGGGGGGAAGTGCGCCGATTAACGCAGGTCGTGACGGATTTTCTGACATTTGCGCGGCCGATGCGCGTCGCCTTCGCGTCCGTTAACCTGTCGGATATCGCAGCCGAAGTCGTCACCGCACTGTGCGAGACAGCCGAGCGACGCGGCGTGACATTGGAGGTTGCGCCGGACTTACCAATGGTCGCCGGGGATGCGGGCCTGCTCCGGCAGGCTTTGGAGAACCTTCTTCGCAACGCCATCGAAGCCATCCCGGACGACGCGCCGACAAAACGGGTGACACTCCGCGCGGAAACCGACCCGACTAAGACAACGCTCATCGTCGAGGATTCCGGCGGCGGTCTGCCGCCGGAGGTCGCCGCGAATCTCTTCGTGCCCTTTTTCACGACGAAAAAGCATGGGCATGGGCTGGGACTGGCTATTGTTCGGAAAATCGTCCTCGGTCACAATGGGCGCATTGAGGCTAGCAACCTACCCCAAGGCGGCGCACAGTTTCGCATCTCGTTGCCTCTGCAAACACCTGCTGAAACGCGAGGTTTCGCACGATGA